Proteins encoded within one genomic window of Rhizobium favelukesii:
- a CDS encoding chaperone NapD: MSENRTRYHVSSAVIATLPFGTEAVLSALAAMENVEVHGHADGKIVVVIEGTSTGMLGECLSRISLLEGVIAANMVFEHVETEEMGDDRNTDAT; encoded by the coding sequence ATGTCTGAAAACAGAACACGCTATCACGTATCGAGTGCGGTTATTGCGACCCTGCCATTCGGTACTGAGGCTGTCCTTTCGGCACTCGCCGCTATGGAGAATGTCGAAGTTCATGGTCATGCCGACGGCAAGATCGTCGTCGTGATCGAGGGAACGAGTACGGGCATGCTCGGCGAGTGCCTGTCGCGCATATCGCTCCTGGAGGGCGTGATCGCTGCGAACATGGTTTTCGAGCATGTCGAGACAGAGGAGATGGGCGATGACAGGAACACTGACGCGACGTGA
- a CDS encoding ferredoxin-type protein NapF has translation MAPQQISRRQFFSGNRAAVHVRVCPPGTSVEKLIEACSGCGLCEERCPTGIIHLADGLPFVDFTLGECTFCDECRQACPEPVFSSSHIEQFPHGAVISPECLAKRNIACQSSAEACPIQAIRFRPRIGGPFAPELDFDICSGCGGCIGICPVGAIAIEPRSMEETDV, from the coding sequence ATGGCTCCGCAACAAATCTCAAGACGTCAGTTCTTTTCAGGCAATCGAGCGGCAGTTCATGTCAGGGTCTGCCCGCCTGGAACGTCTGTTGAAAAGCTCATCGAGGCGTGCTCCGGATGCGGGCTGTGCGAAGAGCGATGTCCCACCGGCATAATCCATCTCGCCGACGGACTGCCGTTCGTCGATTTCACTCTGGGCGAGTGCACCTTCTGTGATGAGTGCAGGCAGGCATGCCCGGAACCGGTATTTTCGTCATCACACATCGAGCAATTTCCTCACGGCGCCGTCATTAGCCCTGAGTGTCTGGCGAAGCGGAATATCGCCTGCCAGTCATCCGCGGAAGCGTGTCCAATACAGGCCATCCGCTTCCGCCCGCGCATTGGTGGCCCGTTCGCCCCTGAACTCGACTTCGATATCTGCAGCGGTTGCGGCGGATGCATAGGCATCTGTCCGGTCGGCGCGATCGCAATCGAGCCCCGGAGCATGGAAGAGACCGATGTCTGA
- a CDS encoding periplasmic nitrate reductase, NapE protein has product MRELAQKVPSNDVPRSRRRLELLLFLILAFGIWPLVAIGVVGGYGFLVWMFQVVYGPPGPPAAH; this is encoded by the coding sequence ATGCGTGAACTTGCGCAGAAAGTGCCAAGCAACGATGTCCCGCGTTCCCGGCGGCGGCTCGAGCTGCTTCTTTTTCTCATATTGGCATTCGGAATTTGGCCGCTGGTGGCGATAGGCGTCGTCGGAGGATACGGGTTCCTGGTTTGGATGTTCCAAGTCGTCTACGGCCCTCCAGGGCCGCCAGCAGCGCACTGA
- a CDS encoding Hint domain-containing protein, with amino-acid sequence MLSTEDPKLPGNTARRHFLGVAAAAGARFASVAAIAMAVSSSPAHAMGRRWGRGGSGGRGHGNSGGSGNGNSGGGGGAHCFLRGTSILTDCGEKRVEDLRIGDRVALPDGDIRRIKWVGRQVFKRSGARWHDGVVPVRVSRHALDEHTPHSDLYLSPGHALLLNGVLIRVKDLVNGTTIAPVVPANDRSIEYYAVLLDTHEVILAEGAAAETFHPSDNSHENFSNFAEYERLYAGEERGPMTSYAPVVGEEGGWTHLKALLLLGASHWVPTRHPFEDACEKINARAKELSV; translated from the coding sequence ATGTTGTCGACGGAAGATCCAAAGCTGCCAGGCAATACCGCGCGCAGGCATTTTCTGGGTGTGGCCGCCGCCGCCGGTGCTCGTTTCGCAAGCGTTGCGGCCATCGCCATGGCAGTTTCCTCTTCCCCTGCGCACGCGATGGGCAGGCGTTGGGGGCGCGGTGGTTCTGGTGGACGCGGGCATGGCAATTCTGGTGGCAGCGGGAATGGCAACTCTGGTGGCGGCGGTGGTGCGCATTGCTTCTTGCGTGGGACATCGATCCTCACGGATTGCGGTGAAAAACGTGTCGAGGATCTTCGGATCGGCGATCGCGTTGCGCTTCCGGATGGGGATATACGGCGGATCAAGTGGGTCGGTCGCCAAGTCTTCAAGAGGAGTGGCGCGCGCTGGCATGACGGCGTCGTGCCGGTCCGAGTCTCGCGCCATGCGCTGGATGAGCATACGCCACATTCCGATCTCTACCTGTCGCCTGGCCATGCGCTGCTCCTGAACGGTGTTCTGATCCGCGTCAAGGACCTCGTGAACGGCACGACGATCGCGCCAGTCGTTCCTGCCAACGACAGGTCGATCGAGTACTATGCCGTCCTGCTCGATACGCATGAAGTCATCCTTGCTGAAGGCGCTGCGGCCGAGACTTTCCATCCCTCGGACAACAGTCACGAAAACTTCTCCAATTTCGCGGAGTACGAACGCCTTTATGCCGGTGAGGAGCGCGGTCCGATGACGTCTTATGCGCCGGTTGTCGGCGAGGAAGGCGGCTGGACGCATTTGAAGGCGCTTCTCCTGCTTGGCGCTTCGCATTGGGTGCCGACGCGCCACCCATTCGAGGATGCCTGCGAAAAGATCAACGCGCGTGCCAAGGAGCTGTCGGTCTGA
- a CDS encoding PAS domain-containing protein, translated as MIPGGDQLFSTQISGEPMPDAGLFTWDLKSNLVYADSALASLFGLEPDETEHGLPLQTYMARIHPQDAPTLAKQINDAIVAQHPTVQNYRVLNQDGTYIPVCAFGRCFRDRDDVPVHYAGIVVPAETLPDNRSH; from the coding sequence ATGATACCCGGAGGCGATCAACTGTTTTCCACACAGATATCAGGCGAGCCGATGCCTGATGCTGGATTGTTTACATGGGACCTCAAGAGCAATCTTGTCTATGCGGACAGCGCGCTTGCCTCCTTGTTTGGTCTGGAACCTGACGAAACGGAACATGGTCTGCCACTACAGACCTACATGGCGCGCATCCATCCTCAGGATGCGCCGACCTTGGCCAAGCAAATCAACGACGCGATCGTTGCCCAGCATCCCACGGTGCAGAACTATCGCGTCCTTAATCAGGACGGCACTTATATCCCCGTATGTGCGTTCGGCCGGTGTTTTCGCGATCGCGACGACGTTCCCGTTCACTATGCCGGTATTGTCGTGCCCGCCGAGACGTTGCCAGACAATAGGTCCCACTAG
- a CDS encoding ArsR/SmtB family transcription factor, with amino-acid sequence MPNDKNFDDEARLLALLANEKRLLIAGLLLDNELNVGELAKRVGLSQSALSQHLARMREGKVVTTRRDAQTIYYSTTHYGVRKILATLGEIYDQSTATLRNAS; translated from the coding sequence ATGCCCAATGATAAAAACTTCGATGATGAGGCAAGGCTGCTTGCGCTTCTGGCAAACGAAAAGAGGCTCCTAATTGCCGGGCTGCTCCTGGATAATGAGCTAAACGTCGGCGAGTTAGCGAAAAGAGTTGGCCTTTCCCAGTCGGCCCTTTCCCAACATCTGGCAAGGATGCGTGAAGGCAAAGTTGTAACAACGCGGCGTGACGCGCAGACGATCTACTATTCGACGACCCACTACGGTGTCCGAAAAATCCTTGCGACCCTTGGTGAAATCTATGATCAATCGACCGCCACGCTGAGGAATGCTAGCTAA
- a CDS encoding type II toxin-antitoxin system Phd/YefM family antitoxin — MAADRQPVAITQHRRARYVLMTYDDFEAMKQKGDQRRAYGPKEVPLNWQR, encoded by the coding sequence ATGGCGGCAGATCGCCAGCCGGTCGCCATTACTCAGCATCGCAGGGCCCGCTATGTCCTCATGACCTACGACGATTTCGAGGCCATGAAACAAAAAGGCGATCAGCGCCGGGCCTATGGTCCCAAGGAAGTCCCCCTGAACTGGCAGCGTTGA
- a CDS encoding L,D-transpeptidase family protein: MLMKNMIVLAASLSLCLLGTVSAQELGAEAINSAAIDAIAPDRPANASPRPDPAIVRLQVLLDRAGSSPGVIDGQYGENVSKAISGLEAMRGIPTDGKLNSEVIRFLTDDRPVIQPYVISRDDARALVDHIPKDYAKQAKMRYLGYTSVAERLSERFHMDIDLLKGLNPGSAFAVGATVLVAMPGDPKQGAVKRIEVRRRIGQVLAFDDAGLLISVYPATIGSEETPSPSGTHKVKGVARMPPYIYNPKVNFQQGKNKKVLKLPGGPNGPVGTVWIDLTEPTYGIHGTPEPSLIDKTGSHGCVRLTNWDVEELAAMVRPGVIVAFVN; the protein is encoded by the coding sequence ATGCTCATGAAAAACATGATCGTTCTCGCAGCCTCTCTTAGCCTATGCCTGCTCGGCACCGTGAGCGCCCAGGAACTTGGTGCGGAGGCCATCAATAGTGCCGCGATCGATGCCATTGCGCCGGACCGACCAGCCAATGCCTCGCCTCGACCAGATCCCGCCATCGTTCGTCTGCAGGTCCTTCTGGATCGCGCAGGGTCATCTCCCGGGGTAATAGACGGGCAATATGGTGAGAACGTCAGCAAGGCGATTTCTGGGCTGGAAGCCATGCGGGGGATCCCGACAGATGGAAAGCTGAACTCTGAAGTCATCCGCTTCCTTACTGACGACAGACCAGTCATACAGCCCTATGTGATCTCCCGGGACGACGCGAGAGCGCTCGTCGACCACATTCCAAAAGACTACGCCAAGCAGGCCAAGATGAGGTACCTCGGCTACACAAGCGTTGCGGAGAGGCTATCGGAGCGGTTCCACATGGATATCGACCTTTTGAAGGGACTGAATCCTGGCTCGGCATTTGCCGTCGGAGCAACAGTCCTCGTGGCGATGCCAGGCGACCCGAAACAAGGTGCGGTTAAACGGATCGAAGTGCGAAGACGCATTGGGCAAGTTCTTGCGTTCGATGACGCTGGTTTGCTGATTTCTGTTTATCCCGCCACGATCGGCAGCGAAGAAACGCCGTCACCTTCGGGGACTCACAAGGTCAAAGGTGTCGCACGCATGCCCCCCTACATCTACAACCCGAAGGTCAATTTTCAACAGGGCAAGAACAAAAAGGTTCTCAAACTACCAGGCGGTCCCAATGGGCCCGTCGGAACCGTTTGGATCGATCTGACGGAGCCGACTTACGGGATTCACGGCACACCGGAACCGTCCCTCATCGACAAGACCGGATCACATGGATGCGTTCGCCTCACCAACTGGGACGTTGAGGAATTGGCAGCGATGGTGAGGCCAGGGGTGATCGTCGCGTTCGTCAACTAA
- a CDS encoding glutathione synthase, translating to MRIAFFVNAIESETSYYTTTSLAIAAIARGHEVCYATPGDFVLRPDDSLAVRVTTPGAGKPKSADTFIADLNEKANLKTIDIREIDVLFLRNDPSLDADERPWAAHVGAMFGRLAVERGVLTVNDPDALAKAQNKLYFQDFPKVIRPSTLISKSLDEIRAFIDSQKRGVILKPLQGSGGRHVFKIKSSKESNLNQIFEAVSDEGYLIAQGYLPDAVEGDVRLFVMNGRPLEKDGCYAAFRRVPAKGDIRSNISAAGTAATVKVTPKILEVAEIVRPKLVADGMFLVGLDIVGDRILEINVFTPGGLQNLEKLNGVDFSSSVIESLESKVKIRQIYGSQLPNAVLATL from the coding sequence ATGCGAATCGCGTTTTTCGTGAACGCCATCGAAAGCGAGACCTCCTATTACACAACGACATCCCTCGCGATTGCGGCCATCGCTCGTGGCCATGAGGTTTGCTACGCGACCCCGGGCGATTTTGTGCTAAGGCCAGACGACAGCCTCGCCGTCCGCGTCACCACTCCGGGCGCAGGCAAGCCGAAGAGTGCCGATACGTTCATTGCAGACCTGAATGAGAAGGCTAATCTCAAAACGATCGATATAAGAGAGATCGACGTGCTCTTCCTGCGCAACGACCCTTCCCTGGATGCCGACGAACGCCCCTGGGCAGCCCATGTCGGAGCGATGTTCGGCCGGCTTGCAGTCGAACGCGGCGTGCTGACCGTCAATGATCCAGACGCCTTGGCGAAGGCGCAGAACAAGCTGTATTTTCAGGATTTCCCAAAGGTCATTCGACCGTCCACCCTCATTTCCAAGAGCCTGGACGAGATCAGAGCCTTCATCGACAGCCAAAAACGAGGTGTCATTCTCAAACCCCTGCAGGGATCGGGTGGAAGACACGTATTCAAGATCAAATCCAGTAAGGAATCCAACCTCAATCAGATCTTTGAAGCGGTCAGCGATGAAGGATACCTCATCGCTCAGGGATATCTACCGGACGCGGTCGAAGGTGACGTTCGGCTGTTTGTCATGAACGGACGGCCATTGGAGAAGGATGGCTGCTATGCGGCATTTCGCAGGGTTCCGGCGAAAGGCGACATTCGCTCGAATATCAGTGCTGCGGGAACGGCCGCAACAGTGAAGGTCACGCCCAAAATTCTTGAGGTCGCCGAGATCGTCAGGCCGAAGCTCGTGGCTGACGGCATGTTTCTGGTGGGTCTTGATATTGTTGGCGACAGGATTTTGGAGATCAACGTCTTCACGCCGGGAGGGCTTCAGAACCTCGAGAAACTCAACGGTGTGGACTTCTCATCCTCGGTCATCGAGTCGCTCGAAAGCAAGGTCAAGATTCGCCAGATTTACGGTTCCCAATTGCCGAATGCCGTTCTGGCGACATTGTGA
- a CDS encoding flavohemoglobin expression-modulating QEGLA motif protein, which translates to MTRQTSVVQDTWLRDVEQCLRDDKPIRKGLPEGGRLHIDRQLPFLFVHIDTGKSEDVARAMVQANASYLLATDPQQVVPIVEAVTAVAVERFGCFLIIRSGELERDRFLTDDAPYLPPFEVSVWSSEHAAAAGAALSKAIMESEARFRTPRVQERSAPPSTIDGQLAALSGCEVVSVEFAPIYRTPESREIYPELRDQLISTLFDAGLRSCGAFMAATKLVKTISYRSLGRRAFIDAVGRVDRGVDEIASAFDVLLAVTPINAQQAFQEFKSNGLKGVPTFLYRPLTIQIENAKQRLFSVSFDHMEDPVLYDLYREKQREVDLQLSLIAARQNTSFMEFGRALYGSVEPSLLGEAKTILEKLVGEGPVGHDRSDSNAPHADVHYVKRRAEAMVATYRRAWPDFKADIELRDDLPSGLMVADHRLLISKATAMDQRRVEPLLAHEIGVHLLTYFNGSSQGLRLFRSGLSGYEGMQEGLAVFAEYLSGGLTAERLKLIAARVVACANMLSGASFSETFHRLVMDYEFTHSGAFNLALRVYRGGGLAKDAIYLRGLLQLLDHLKRGGALEPFWMGKIASFHFTIMEELASRGLLKPPSVHPLFLETAEGRERLDRARQGMRPIDLVQPKEI; encoded by the coding sequence ATGACGCGGCAGACCTCAGTGGTGCAAGACACTTGGCTGCGCGATGTCGAACAATGCCTGCGCGACGACAAGCCGATCCGAAAGGGGCTACCTGAAGGTGGCCGCCTTCATATTGATCGACAACTTCCCTTCCTTTTTGTGCACATCGATACGGGAAAATCGGAAGATGTGGCAAGAGCCATGGTCCAGGCCAACGCTTCCTATCTCCTCGCTACCGATCCCCAGCAGGTGGTGCCAATCGTCGAAGCCGTCACCGCTGTCGCCGTCGAGCGATTTGGTTGCTTCCTGATTATTCGAAGCGGAGAGCTTGAGCGTGACAGATTCCTGACCGACGACGCACCCTATCTGCCGCCATTTGAGGTTTCGGTTTGGTCATCTGAGCACGCGGCAGCGGCAGGCGCAGCCTTGTCGAAGGCGATCATGGAAAGTGAAGCCAGGTTCCGCACGCCGCGCGTGCAGGAGCGCAGTGCGCCGCCCTCCACGATCGACGGTCAACTTGCCGCATTATCCGGTTGCGAAGTCGTTTCTGTAGAGTTTGCGCCAATTTATAGAACCCCGGAGTCAAGAGAGATTTACCCGGAGCTGCGCGATCAGCTGATATCGACGCTGTTTGACGCCGGACTGCGGTCGTGCGGTGCCTTCATGGCGGCGACAAAGCTCGTTAAGACGATTTCCTACCGATCCTTGGGCAGACGTGCCTTCATCGATGCTGTCGGCCGCGTTGACCGAGGAGTCGATGAGATTGCATCGGCATTTGATGTTCTCCTCGCCGTCACACCGATCAATGCACAGCAGGCGTTTCAGGAGTTCAAGTCGAACGGGTTAAAAGGCGTGCCCACCTTCCTGTACCGCCCTTTGACGATCCAGATCGAGAATGCCAAGCAACGACTTTTCTCGGTCTCGTTTGACCACATGGAAGACCCGGTGCTGTACGATCTCTATCGAGAGAAGCAGCGCGAGGTTGACTTGCAGCTTTCGCTGATCGCTGCGCGCCAGAACACAAGTTTCATGGAGTTCGGCAGGGCCCTCTACGGCTCCGTCGAGCCATCACTTCTTGGCGAGGCCAAGACCATCCTTGAGAAGCTTGTCGGTGAGGGCCCGGTGGGACATGATCGTTCGGATTCAAACGCCCCTCATGCCGATGTCCACTATGTCAAGCGACGTGCTGAGGCGATGGTCGCAACCTATCGACGCGCTTGGCCAGACTTCAAGGCGGACATCGAGCTTCGGGACGATCTTCCCTCTGGCCTGATGGTGGCCGATCATCGTCTGCTGATATCGAAGGCAACGGCAATGGACCAGCGCCGCGTGGAGCCGCTTCTTGCGCATGAAATCGGCGTTCATCTTCTCACCTACTTCAACGGCTCATCGCAAGGGTTGCGGCTTTTTCGTTCCGGGCTGTCAGGCTATGAAGGAATGCAGGAAGGTCTGGCAGTTTTCGCCGAATACCTGTCGGGCGGATTGACCGCTGAACGGCTCAAACTGATCGCGGCGAGGGTTGTCGCCTGTGCCAACATGCTCTCGGGCGCAAGTTTTTCTGAAACGTTCCATCGGCTCGTCATGGATTACGAGTTTACGCATTCCGGGGCATTCAACCTTGCTCTTAGGGTCTACCGCGGTGGAGGCCTGGCCAAGGATGCGATCTACCTGAGAGGCCTGCTGCAACTGCTCGATCACCTCAAGCGCGGCGGCGCACTTGAGCCATTCTGGATGGGGAAGATCGCATCTTTTCACTTCACCATCATGGAAGAGCTTGCATCGCGCGGCTTGCTCAAGCCGCCTTCCGTCCACCCGCTGTTTCTGGAAACCGCCGAGGGCCGGGAACGGCTCGACAGAGCGAGACAGGGAATGCGCCCCATCGACCTGGTTCAACCAAAGGAAATCTAG
- a CDS encoding N-formylglutamate amidohydrolase — protein MRSLSALSEAERLREEDPFTAFLIGDLPNQIVFHRSRFEIDLNRRRDEAVYLRAEQAWGLKLWKDDLPQSEHVQSLMIHDDYYAMLRCFLEGIERSHGEFVLLDVHSYNHRRADPDTLTDPDLAPDVNIGTFSMDRGRWAHVVDPLMDHFRSFKAGSRPLDVRENIAFQGKGEQTRFVHEHFPKTGCAIAIEFKKIFMDEWTGQPHKAVLRELREAISAAVPLLERSLRRHP, from the coding sequence TTGCGTTCGCTTTCCGCTTTGAGCGAAGCTGAGCGTCTGCGCGAGGAAGACCCGTTCACAGCGTTTCTTATCGGTGACCTGCCAAACCAGATTGTGTTTCACCGTTCTCGATTTGAGATCGATCTCAATCGAAGGCGCGACGAAGCCGTCTACCTCCGCGCTGAGCAGGCGTGGGGGCTAAAGCTCTGGAAGGACGATCTTCCGCAATCGGAACACGTCCAGTCTCTCATGATCCATGACGACTACTACGCAATGCTTCGCTGCTTCCTAGAAGGTATCGAGCGAAGTCACGGGGAATTTGTCCTCCTCGACGTTCATAGCTATAACCATCGTCGCGCAGATCCGGACACGCTGACCGATCCCGATCTGGCACCAGACGTCAACATCGGTACTTTCTCCATGGATCGAGGCCGATGGGCACACGTCGTTGATCCGTTAATGGACCACTTCCGATCCTTCAAGGCTGGCAGCAGGCCGTTGGATGTGCGTGAGAATATCGCCTTCCAAGGCAAGGGAGAGCAAACACGGTTCGTTCACGAGCACTTTCCAAAAACAGGCTGTGCGATCGCCATCGAATTCAAGAAGATCTTCATGGATGAGTGGACGGGGCAACCGCACAAGGCTGTGCTGCGTGAATTGCGTGAGGCCATATCCGCAGCCGTCCCACTTCTGGAGCGAAGTCTGAGGCGCCATCCATGA